From a region of the Tenggerimyces flavus genome:
- a CDS encoding TetR/AcrR family transcriptional regulator, giving the protein MPRGVELAWRSARGTKPGPRPALTLERIVGAAIEVADEAGLAAVSLARVAAALGCATTSLYRHVRAKDDLVVLMCDAAAAPPADLPAPDPLHWQRSLRDLASRIFQLYRAHPWALDVPPSGPPTTPNQLLWGEHLLRALSRTTLTYADQLRTITLITGYAREQARLATDPVIARDEAPAAEDGGYFQLLSAVMTPDRYPMFCRVLADDELTTGIGYTDEDFEFGLARILTGLTELNERQPPP; this is encoded by the coding sequence ATGCCACGGGGCGTCGAACTGGCCTGGCGCTCCGCGCGCGGAACCAAGCCCGGCCCGCGCCCCGCCCTCACCCTCGAGCGGATCGTCGGTGCGGCGATCGAGGTCGCGGACGAGGCCGGCCTCGCGGCCGTCTCACTCGCCCGCGTCGCCGCCGCCCTCGGGTGCGCCACCACGTCGCTGTACCGGCACGTCCGGGCCAAGGACGACCTGGTCGTCCTCATGTGCGACGCGGCAGCCGCTCCGCCCGCCGACCTGCCGGCGCCCGACCCGCTGCACTGGCAGCGGTCGCTGCGCGACCTCGCGTCGCGGATCTTCCAGCTCTACCGGGCCCATCCCTGGGCGCTGGACGTCCCGCCGAGCGGCCCGCCGACGACCCCGAACCAGCTCCTGTGGGGCGAACACCTGCTGCGGGCGCTGTCGCGGACGACGTTGACGTACGCCGACCAGCTCCGCACGATCACGCTGATCACCGGGTACGCCCGCGAGCAGGCCCGGCTGGCCACCGACCCCGTCATCGCGAGGGACGAGGCCCCCGCGGCCGAGGACGGCGGGTATTTCCAGCTGCTCAGCGCGGTGATGACCCCGGACCGCTACCCGATGTTCTGCCGCGTACTCGCCGACGACGAGCTCACCACCGGCATCGGCTACACCGACGAGGACTTCGAGTTCGGCCTGGCCCGGATCCTCACCGGCCTGACCGAACTGAACGAACGCCAGCCCCCGCCGTGA
- the rpsO gene encoding 30S ribosomal protein S15, giving the protein MSLDAATKKQIITEYATDEGDTGSPEVQVALLSHRIRHLTEHLKFHKHDHHSRRGLLILNGQRRRLLNYLMKNDIARYRTLIERLGLRR; this is encoded by the coding sequence GTGTCGCTCGACGCTGCTACCAAGAAGCAGATCATCACCGAGTACGCAACCGACGAGGGCGACACTGGGTCGCCCGAAGTCCAGGTGGCGCTGCTCTCGCATCGGATCAGGCATCTGACCGAGCACCTCAAGTTCCACAAGCACGACCACCACAGCCGACGCGGCCTGCTGATCCTGAACGGTCAGCGCCGCAGGCTGCTGAACTACCTGATGAAGAACGACATCGCGCGCTACCGGACGCTGATCGAACGTCTCGGCCTCCGCCGATAG
- a CDS encoding polyribonucleotide nucleotidyltransferase — MEGPGIHTATATIDNGSFGTRTVRFETGRVARQAAGAVVAYLDDDTMVLSATTASKHPKEHFDFFPLTVDVEERGYAAGKIPGSVFRREGRPSEDAILTCRLIDRPLRPSFVKGLRNEIQVVITVMALNPDALYDVLAINAASASTQIAGLPFSGPIGGVRVALIDGQWVAFPRRSEIERAVFDMVVAGRVVEDGDVAIMMVEAESTDSTWQLVQDGTQAPTEEIVAEGLEASKAFIKVLCEAQAAMAAEAAKPTGEFPVYKDYEDDALAAVDGAVRNDLAEALTIAGKAERESRLDELKASMVERLAGDFEGREKELSAAYRSLTKTLVRERVLRDKVRMDGRGLADIRPLTAEINVVPRVHGSALFERGETQILGITTLNMLSLERRIGLTLAEDTTKRYMHNYNFPPYSTGETGRVGSPKRREIGHGALAERALAPVLPTREEFPYAIRQVSEALGSNGSTSMGSVCASTLGLLSAGVPLRAPVAGIAMGLISGEVDGKEEFVALTDILGAEDAFGDMDFKVAGTKDFVTALQLDTKLDGIPASVLAAALQQARDARLTILGVMEKAISEPGEMSEFAPRIITMHIPVDKIGEVIGPKGKVINQIQDDTGAQITIEDDGTIYVGAADGPSAEAARAIIAGIATPTMPEVGERYLGTVVKTTNFGAFISLVPGKDGLLHISKLRVLAGGKRVENVEDVLKVGDKLQVEIGEIDDRGKLSLVPVVEEGSADGEEK; from the coding sequence GTGGAGGGTCCCGGTATTCACACAGCAACAGCAACGATCGACAACGGTTCGTTCGGCACCAGGACGGTGCGGTTCGAGACGGGTCGGGTCGCCAGGCAGGCGGCCGGTGCCGTGGTCGCCTATCTCGACGACGACACCATGGTGTTGTCCGCGACGACGGCCAGCAAGCACCCGAAGGAGCACTTCGACTTCTTCCCGCTGACGGTCGACGTCGAGGAGCGCGGGTACGCCGCCGGCAAGATCCCCGGCTCGGTGTTCCGGCGCGAAGGCCGCCCGAGTGAGGACGCGATCCTCACCTGCCGGCTGATCGACCGCCCGTTGAGGCCCAGCTTCGTCAAGGGTCTCCGCAACGAGATCCAGGTCGTCATCACCGTGATGGCGCTCAACCCCGACGCGCTGTACGACGTGCTCGCGATCAACGCCGCCTCGGCGTCGACGCAGATCGCCGGCCTGCCGTTCTCCGGCCCGATCGGCGGCGTCCGCGTCGCGCTGATCGACGGCCAGTGGGTCGCGTTCCCGCGCCGCAGCGAGATCGAGCGCGCGGTCTTCGACATGGTCGTCGCCGGCCGCGTGGTCGAGGACGGTGACGTCGCGATCATGATGGTCGAGGCCGAGTCCACCGACTCGACCTGGCAGCTCGTCCAGGACGGCACCCAGGCGCCGACCGAGGAGATCGTGGCCGAGGGCCTCGAGGCCTCCAAGGCGTTCATCAAGGTCCTGTGCGAGGCGCAGGCCGCGATGGCGGCCGAGGCGGCCAAGCCGACCGGTGAGTTCCCGGTCTACAAGGACTACGAGGACGACGCTCTCGCGGCCGTCGACGGGGCCGTACGCAACGACCTCGCCGAGGCGCTGACGATCGCCGGCAAGGCCGAGCGCGAGTCGAGGCTCGACGAGCTCAAGGCCTCCATGGTCGAGCGGCTCGCCGGCGACTTCGAGGGTCGCGAGAAGGAGCTCAGCGCGGCCTACCGTTCGCTCACCAAGACGCTCGTCCGCGAGCGGGTGCTGCGCGACAAGGTCCGCATGGACGGTCGCGGCCTGGCCGACATCCGGCCGCTGACGGCCGAGATCAACGTCGTGCCGCGGGTCCACGGCTCCGCGCTGTTCGAGCGTGGCGAGACGCAGATCCTGGGCATCACGACGCTGAACATGCTGTCGCTCGAGCGTCGCATCGGCCTCACGCTGGCCGAGGACACGACCAAGCGCTACATGCACAATTACAACTTCCCGCCCTACTCGACCGGTGAGACCGGCCGGGTCGGTTCGCCGAAGCGGCGCGAGATCGGGCACGGCGCACTCGCCGAGCGCGCGCTCGCCCCGGTGCTGCCGACGCGCGAGGAGTTCCCGTACGCCATCCGCCAGGTCTCCGAGGCGCTTGGCTCCAACGGCTCCACCTCGATGGGCTCGGTCTGCGCGTCCACGCTGGGCCTGCTCTCCGCCGGTGTGCCGCTGCGCGCGCCGGTCGCGGGCATCGCGATGGGCCTCATCTCCGGTGAGGTCGACGGCAAGGAGGAGTTCGTCGCGCTGACCGACATCCTCGGCGCCGAGGACGCGTTCGGCGACATGGACTTCAAGGTCGCCGGTACGAAGGACTTCGTGACCGCGCTGCAGCTCGACACCAAGCTCGACGGCATTCCCGCGTCGGTGCTGGCCGCCGCTCTGCAGCAGGCGCGCGACGCGCGCCTGACGATCCTCGGCGTCATGGAGAAGGCGATCTCCGAGCCCGGCGAGATGTCGGAGTTCGCGCCGCGGATCATCACGATGCACATCCCGGTCGACAAGATCGGCGAGGTGATCGGGCCGAAGGGCAAGGTCATCAACCAGATCCAGGACGACACCGGCGCTCAGATCACCATCGAGGACGATGGCACGATCTACGTCGGCGCGGCCGACGGTCCGTCGGCGGAGGCGGCTCGGGCGATCATCGCCGGGATCGCGACCCCGACGATGCCGGAGGTCGGCGAGCGTTATCTGGGGACGGTCGTCAAGACGACCAACTTCGGTGCGTTCATCTCGCTCGTTCCCGGCAAGGACGGCCTGCTGCACATCTCCAAGCTGCGGGTGCTCGCCGGTGGCAAGCGGGTGGAGAACGTCGAGGACGTCCTCAAGGTCGGCGACAAGCTGCAGGTCGAGATCGGTGAGATCGACGACCGCGGCAAGCTCTCGCTGGTTCCGGTGGTCGAAGAGGGCAGTGCCGACGGCGAGGAGAAGTGA
- a CDS encoding M16 family metallopeptidase, with protein MTTTSPARPATRKVSTRTLMTENDGGLVRQTVLPSGLRVVTEAMPQVRSVSFGIWAAVGSRDETPALAGTSHYLEHLLFKGTKRRSALDISAALDGVGGEMNAFTTKEYTCYYARVLDNDLPLAVDVVADMVSSSLIASADVESERGVILEEIAMHDDDPGDAVHDLFAQQMWGDSPLGRPILGTVDSIRSLSRTQIAGYYKRRYRPHALVVAAAGNVEHQQVVRLVKKALAKTGLLDVSDAAPVPARIGGPGPVPAQGAVTVMERSTEQANLVLGVPGISRTDDRRFVMGVLNAALGGGMSSRLFQEVREKRGLAYSVYSFASNYSDAGIVGVYAGCLPNKVDDVLSICRDELSKVADAGITDDELERGKGQLRGSLVLGLEDTGSRMGRLAKAELVYGELLSVDQVLQRIDGVTLDDVRSVAREILDATPTLAVVGPFADPDRFAGALR; from the coding sequence GTGACCACGACCTCGCCGGCCCGGCCTGCGACCCGCAAGGTCTCGACCCGCACGCTGATGACGGAGAACGACGGCGGCCTGGTCCGCCAGACCGTTCTCCCCAGCGGCCTGCGGGTCGTGACCGAGGCGATGCCGCAGGTTCGTTCGGTCTCGTTCGGCATCTGGGCGGCCGTCGGCTCTCGTGACGAGACGCCCGCCCTCGCCGGAACGAGTCACTACCTCGAGCACCTGCTGTTCAAGGGCACCAAGCGTCGTAGTGCCCTGGACATTTCGGCCGCGCTCGACGGTGTCGGCGGGGAGATGAACGCGTTCACCACGAAGGAGTACACGTGCTACTACGCACGCGTGCTCGACAACGACCTGCCGCTGGCGGTCGACGTGGTGGCGGACATGGTGTCGTCGTCGTTGATCGCCTCGGCTGACGTCGAGAGCGAGCGTGGCGTGATCCTCGAGGAGATCGCCATGCACGACGACGACCCGGGCGACGCGGTCCACGACCTGTTCGCCCAACAGATGTGGGGAGATTCGCCGCTCGGCCGGCCGATCCTCGGCACTGTCGACTCGATTCGCTCGCTGTCGCGGACGCAGATCGCCGGCTACTACAAGCGGCGGTACCGTCCGCACGCGCTGGTCGTCGCGGCGGCCGGAAACGTCGAGCACCAGCAGGTCGTTCGCCTCGTCAAGAAGGCGCTGGCGAAGACCGGCCTGCTCGACGTCAGCGACGCCGCGCCGGTGCCGGCGCGGATCGGCGGTCCGGGGCCGGTGCCCGCGCAGGGCGCGGTGACGGTGATGGAACGCTCGACAGAACAGGCGAATCTCGTTCTCGGCGTGCCGGGGATCTCGCGTACGGACGACCGTCGATTCGTGATGGGCGTGCTGAACGCGGCCCTCGGCGGCGGCATGTCGTCGCGGCTGTTCCAGGAGGTCCGGGAGAAGCGCGGGCTGGCGTACTCGGTGTACTCGTTCGCGTCGAACTACTCCGACGCCGGCATCGTCGGCGTCTACGCGGGCTGCCTGCCGAACAAGGTCGACGACGTGTTGTCGATCTGTCGCGACGAGCTGTCGAAGGTGGCCGACGCCGGCATCACCGACGACGAGCTCGAGCGTGGCAAGGGGCAGCTGCGTGGCTCGTTGGTGCTGGGGCTGGAGGACACCGGCTCGCGGATGGGGCGGCTGGCGAAGGCGGAGCTCGTCTATGGCGAGCTGCTGTCGGTCGACCAGGTGCTGCAGCGGATCGACGGCGTGACGTTGGACGACGTACGTTCGGTGGCGCGCGAGATCCTGGACGCGACGCCGACGTTGGCGGTCGTCGGGCCGTTCGCGGATCCGGACCGGTTCGCCGGCGCTCTCCGGTAG
- the dapB gene encoding 4-hydroxy-tetrahydrodipicolinate reductase, with the protein MLKVAVIGAYGKLGSQSCLAIEATSDLSLVARIGSKDSLQAVVDAGADVALDVTRPDAVLANVSFCVSAGVPVVVGTSGVNESQRSEIADLLAAAPRIGVIVAPNFSLGAVLMMTFAAQAARHFESVEVVELHHARKVDAPSGTASRTAELLGAARAEAGLAPVPDATEKSLDGARGAVVSGVHVHSVRLPGLVAHQEVLFGGTGETLTLRHDSMSYSSFDAGILLALRAVVDKPGLTVGLEHLLFNA; encoded by the coding sequence ATGCTGAAGGTCGCGGTCATCGGGGCGTACGGGAAGCTCGGATCCCAATCCTGCTTGGCGATCGAGGCTACCTCGGATTTGTCCCTAGTCGCGCGGATCGGGTCGAAGGACTCGCTGCAAGCTGTCGTTGACGCCGGCGCCGACGTGGCGCTGGACGTGACCCGGCCGGACGCGGTGCTGGCGAACGTGTCGTTCTGCGTCTCGGCCGGCGTTCCGGTGGTGGTGGGAACGTCAGGCGTGAACGAGTCTCAGCGGTCGGAGATCGCCGACCTGCTCGCCGCCGCGCCCCGGATCGGCGTGATCGTGGCGCCGAACTTCTCCCTCGGCGCGGTCCTGATGATGACGTTCGCCGCGCAGGCGGCTCGGCACTTCGAGTCGGTCGAGGTGGTCGAGCTGCACCACGCGCGGAAGGTGGACGCGCCGTCGGGAACGGCCTCGCGGACCGCCGAGCTGCTCGGTGCCGCTCGTGCCGAGGCCGGGCTCGCCCCGGTGCCCGACGCGACGGAGAAGTCGCTGGACGGTGCGCGTGGAGCGGTGGTGTCGGGCGTGCACGTGCACAGCGTGCGGCTGCCCGGTCTGGTCGCGCACCAGGAGGTGCTGTTCGGCGGCACGGGGGAGACGCTGACGCTCCGGCACGACTCGATGAGCTACTCCTCGTTCGACGCCGGCATCCTGCTCGCGCTGCGCGCGGTGGTTGACAAGCCCGGGTTGACAGTGGGCCTGGAGCATCTTCTCTTCAACGCTTAA
- a CDS encoding glycoside hydrolase family 64 protein: MLSFAAVVIAAPAAEAVPATIPLTITNNSGQSGPVYIYNLGTFLATGQQGWVDGAGTFHPWPGGGDPPVPAPDASIPGPAAGQSTTIQVPKMSGRIYFSYGSKLVFRLAPGGLVQPAVQNPSDPNRDILFNWSEYTLNDDGIWINSTQVDMYSVPYAVGVRRADGSTAETGHLKPGGYSAVYAGLRAQPGGWGGLIQTRGDGTVLRALAPGYGIETGALPASVMGDFVDRVWARYRSATLTVTPFGDRPDVRYTGRVEGETFVFRNTSGGVATTFVKPDSDSVLRCYKHLDAPNDEVRGPISRTLCACFNRSTLLVNASQPDPDAGAFYADAVTNHFSRIIHAQMVDGKAYGFPFDDVGHHESLVHDGNPQSASLILDPLS, translated from the coding sequence ATGCTCTCCTTTGCCGCGGTGGTGATCGCGGCGCCTGCCGCGGAAGCTGTGCCGGCGACGATTCCACTGACGATCACCAACAACTCCGGGCAGTCCGGGCCTGTGTACATCTACAACCTGGGCACCTTCCTCGCGACCGGGCAGCAGGGTTGGGTGGACGGGGCGGGTACGTTCCATCCCTGGCCAGGTGGCGGCGATCCGCCCGTGCCGGCGCCGGACGCCTCGATCCCCGGGCCTGCGGCCGGGCAGTCGACCACGATCCAGGTCCCGAAGATGTCCGGGCGGATCTACTTCTCGTACGGGTCGAAGCTCGTCTTCCGGCTCGCGCCGGGCGGGCTGGTGCAGCCGGCGGTGCAGAACCCGTCGGATCCGAACCGGGACATCCTGTTCAACTGGTCCGAGTACACGCTGAACGACGACGGGATCTGGATCAACAGCACCCAGGTCGACATGTACTCGGTGCCGTACGCGGTCGGAGTGCGACGTGCGGACGGGAGCACCGCGGAGACGGGACATCTCAAGCCCGGTGGGTACTCCGCCGTCTACGCGGGGCTGCGCGCCCAGCCCGGTGGCTGGGGCGGGCTCATCCAGACACGCGGCGACGGGACGGTGCTGCGGGCGCTGGCTCCGGGGTACGGGATCGAGACCGGGGCGCTGCCCGCTTCGGTGATGGGGGACTTCGTGGATCGGGTCTGGGCCCGTTACCGGTCGGCGACGTTGACCGTGACGCCGTTCGGTGACCGGCCGGACGTCCGGTACACGGGGCGGGTGGAGGGGGAGACGTTCGTCTTCCGGAACACCTCGGGCGGGGTGGCGACGACGTTCGTCAAGCCGGACTCCGACAGCGTGCTGCGCTGCTACAAGCACCTGGACGCGCCGAACGACGAGGTGCGCGGTCCGATCTCGCGAACGCTGTGTGCCTGCTTCAACCGTTCGACGCTGCTGGTGAACGCGTCGCAGCCGGACCCGGACGCCGGCGCGTTCTACGCGGACGCGGTGACGAACCACTTCTCGCGGATCATCCACGCGCAGATGGTGGACGGCAAGGCGTACGGGTTCCCGTTCGACGACGTGGGCCACCACGAGTCGCTGGTGCACGACGGGAACCCGCAGTCCGCCTCGCTGATCCTCGATCCGCTCAGCTGA
- a CDS encoding Calx-beta domain-containing protein, with protein sequence MLRRLFVAVLVAIAAVLVGAAPASADCWYCTVSIDDNARSEYRSSAHDLGWLRFTVRLGFVPSTDVVVGYQTANGSATAGDYTGKTDTVTVQQGQTTASIYITVAQDAWVESNEWFRVKLTSTSSGHVDNGDQHHDAYGTGWILDDDPARLSIVDAKPANEYANLDFTVRLSAPLTSAVTVKASTAPAAGTASAGADYYPTTKWLTFAPGETTKTFTLDVFHDQSIHEPTENLRITLSSASGAPIADSQAWGTIYEVDFIS encoded by the coding sequence ATGCTCAGACGACTCTTCGTCGCAGTCCTCGTCGCCATCGCCGCCGTGCTCGTCGGAGCGGCGCCGGCGTCCGCCGACTGCTGGTACTGCACGGTCAGCATCGATGACAACGCCCGTTCGGAGTACCGGTCCTCGGCGCACGACCTCGGCTGGCTGAGATTCACCGTCAGGCTCGGCTTCGTGCCCAGCACCGACGTCGTCGTCGGCTACCAGACCGCGAACGGCAGCGCGACCGCCGGCGACTACACGGGCAAGACGGACACGGTCACGGTCCAGCAAGGCCAGACCACCGCCAGCATCTACATCACGGTTGCCCAGGACGCCTGGGTCGAGAGCAACGAGTGGTTCCGGGTCAAGCTCACCTCGACCTCGTCCGGCCATGTCGACAACGGCGACCAGCATCACGACGCGTACGGCACCGGCTGGATCCTCGACGACGACCCAGCCCGGCTCAGCATCGTCGACGCCAAGCCGGCGAACGAGTACGCCAACCTCGACTTCACCGTGCGGCTCTCCGCACCCCTCACCAGCGCGGTCACGGTGAAGGCGTCGACCGCCCCCGCGGCGGGCACGGCGTCAGCCGGTGCCGACTACTACCCGACGACGAAATGGCTGACGTTCGCACCCGGCGAGACCACCAAGACGTTCACGCTCGACGTCTTCCACGACCAGTCCATCCACGAGCCCACCGAGAACCTCAGGATCACCCTCTCCAGCGCCAGCGGCGCACCGATCGCCGACAGCCAAGCCTGGGGAACGATCTACGAGGTCGACTTCATCAGCTGA
- a CDS encoding GNAT family N-acetyltransferase, with amino-acid sequence MTGADKPTADAEVRVGWAADAAPIAAIQIASWRRTYAGVFPQWLLESLEESEFTERWQHSIVRPPDARNRVMVALDHGTVVAFATTGPADDPDSDPGKDGAIAEFHVDPDRTRQGHGSRLLNACVDTLRADGFHLAQLWVIASDDTMRTFVTDAGWEPDGAHRELDLTGDGSIRVKQVRLHCSLAEDEVQ; translated from the coding sequence GTGACTGGTGCGGACAAGCCGACAGCTGATGCTGAGGTACGGGTGGGGTGGGCGGCTGATGCTGCCCCGATCGCAGCCATCCAGATCGCGTCGTGGCGGCGGACATATGCGGGCGTCTTTCCACAGTGGTTGCTCGAATCGCTCGAGGAGAGCGAGTTCACCGAGCGGTGGCAGCACTCGATCGTACGGCCGCCGGACGCGCGCAACCGGGTGATGGTGGCGCTCGACCACGGCACCGTCGTCGCATTCGCCACCACCGGCCCGGCCGACGACCCGGACTCCGATCCGGGCAAGGACGGCGCGATCGCCGAGTTCCACGTCGACCCTGACCGCACTCGCCAAGGGCATGGCTCCCGGTTGCTCAACGCCTGTGTCGACACGCTGAGGGCGGACGGGTTCCACCTCGCCCAGCTCTGGGTGATCGCCAGCGACGACACCATGCGTACGTTCGTCACCGACGCCGGCTGGGAGCCGGACGGCGCCCATCGCGAGCTCGACCTCACCGGCGACGGCAGCATCCGGGTCAAGCAGGTACGGCTGCACTGCTCGCTCGCCGAGGACGAAGTGCAGTAA
- a CDS encoding protease inhibitor I42 family protein, whose product MSEIEVTENGTVASVKPGDEIVLRLPESATTGYQWMVDSIAGPIDVVSSDVSHTSSRPGAASERVVRLRAAGPGTAAARLALSRAWETEPVERFEVRLDVQAN is encoded by the coding sequence ATGTCCGAGATCGAGGTCACCGAGAACGGCACCGTGGCTTCAGTCAAGCCTGGCGACGAGATCGTGCTGCGGCTACCGGAGAGCGCCACGACCGGGTACCAGTGGATGGTCGACAGCATCGCCGGCCCGATCGACGTGGTGTCGTCCGACGTCTCTCACACGTCCAGTCGCCCCGGCGCTGCCAGCGAACGCGTCGTGCGCCTCCGCGCCGCGGGCCCCGGCACCGCGGCGGCGAGGCTCGCGCTCAGTAGGGCTTGGGAGACCGAGCCGGTCGAACGGTTCGAGGTCCGCCTCGACGTCCAGGCCAACTAA
- a CDS encoding cysteine desulfurase-like protein: protein MTYDVSRIRASYPALADGSAYLDGAAGTQVPQKVIDAVVDTYRGGISNMGGTFPSSHRANELDAACREAVADLVGGVPEGVVLGANMTTLTYRLAMTLAATWQPGDEIVVSRLDHDANVRPWVQAAEHAGATLRWAEFDTATGELPAEQYEALLTERTKLVAVTAASNVLGTRPDVPAIAAKAHAVGALMYVDGVHATPHGPVDVDELGADFYATSAYKWSGPHIGTVVARPAVLEALRPDKLAPSPNEVPVRFETGTPPYADFAAAIAAVDHLAALDPDATGSRRERVVASMTAAEAYEQALFADLLKGIEAIPGVTTYGRPARRTATAFFNLAGIAPRDVAQRLADRKVNVWSGIAYAWEATGVLGIRDTGGAVRAGLVHYNDASDVERLLAGLAEIAETPSGVG from the coding sequence GTGACCTACGACGTGAGCAGGATTCGGGCCAGCTATCCGGCACTCGCCGACGGGAGTGCCTACCTCGACGGAGCCGCGGGCACCCAGGTGCCACAGAAGGTGATCGACGCCGTCGTCGACACCTACCGCGGCGGGATCAGCAACATGGGCGGAACGTTCCCGTCCAGTCACCGCGCGAACGAGCTCGACGCCGCCTGCCGCGAGGCCGTGGCCGACCTCGTCGGCGGCGTTCCCGAGGGCGTGGTCCTCGGCGCGAACATGACCACGCTGACGTACCGCCTCGCCATGACGCTCGCCGCCACCTGGCAGCCAGGGGACGAGATCGTCGTCTCACGACTCGACCACGACGCGAACGTACGGCCCTGGGTCCAGGCCGCCGAGCACGCCGGCGCCACCCTCCGCTGGGCCGAGTTCGACACCGCGACCGGCGAGCTGCCGGCGGAGCAGTACGAGGCGCTGCTCACCGAGCGGACCAAGCTCGTCGCGGTCACGGCGGCGAGCAACGTCCTCGGCACCCGCCCGGACGTTCCCGCGATCGCCGCCAAGGCGCACGCGGTGGGTGCCCTCATGTACGTCGACGGCGTCCACGCGACCCCCCACGGCCCGGTCGACGTCGACGAGCTCGGCGCGGACTTCTACGCCACCAGCGCGTACAAGTGGTCCGGTCCCCACATCGGCACGGTCGTCGCGCGCCCCGCCGTCCTCGAGGCACTGCGGCCGGACAAGCTCGCGCCGTCGCCGAACGAGGTGCCGGTGCGGTTCGAGACCGGCACCCCGCCGTACGCCGACTTCGCCGCCGCGATCGCCGCCGTCGACCATCTCGCCGCCCTCGACCCGGACGCGACCGGCTCGCGGCGCGAGCGCGTGGTCGCGTCGATGACCGCGGCGGAGGCGTACGAGCAGGCGCTGTTCGCCGACCTGTTGAAGGGGATCGAGGCGATCCCTGGCGTCACGACGTACGGGCGCCCCGCCCGCCGTACCGCCACGGCCTTCTTCAACCTCGCCGGCATCGCTCCCCGCGACGTCGCGCAGCGGTTGGCCGACCGCAAGGTGAACGTGTGGAGCGGCATCGCGTACGCCTGGGAAGCCACCGGCGTGCTGGGGATCCGCGACACCGGCGGCGCGGTACGGGCCGGTTTGGTCCACTACAACGACGCCTCCGACGTCGAACGGCTGCTCGCCGGTCTCGCCGAGATCGCCGAAACGCCTTCGGGGGTGGGCTGA
- a CDS encoding CGNR zinc finger domain-containing protein — protein MTARMAGATGSTELLCAFANTLQFNEPEPGAVDVYDTLSGAAEVTAWLREHGLVPEDAAARSGDFTRALAIRNGLREAFALHHDRVLAPVPALDEVARALPLRVAFDESLPRLTSAGSGVAGGLGLLLVAVAECRSNDTWRRLKLCRSEVCQWAYFDVSKNRSRAWCSMEICGNRQKTRSYRARHRSPEDP, from the coding sequence GTGACCGCACGGATGGCCGGGGCGACGGGGTCGACCGAGCTGCTGTGCGCGTTCGCCAACACGCTGCAGTTCAACGAGCCCGAGCCGGGCGCCGTGGACGTGTACGACACGCTGTCCGGTGCCGCCGAGGTGACCGCGTGGTTGCGGGAGCACGGGCTCGTCCCTGAGGACGCCGCGGCGCGGTCGGGGGACTTCACGCGGGCGCTGGCGATCCGGAACGGCCTGCGGGAGGCGTTCGCGCTCCACCACGACCGGGTGCTGGCACCCGTTCCCGCGCTGGACGAGGTCGCCCGGGCGCTGCCGCTGCGGGTGGCGTTCGACGAGTCGCTGCCCCGACTCACCTCGGCCGGCTCGGGCGTGGCGGGCGGGCTCGGGCTGCTGCTGGTGGCGGTCGCGGAATGCCGTTCCAACGACACCTGGCGGCGGCTGAAGCTGTGCCGGTCGGAGGTGTGCCAGTGGGCGTACTTCGACGTGTCGAAGAACCGGTCGCGGGCGTGGTGCTCGATGGAGATCTGCGGCAACCGGCAGAAGACCCGCAGTTACAGGGCGCGGCACCGTTCGCCTGAAGATCCCTGA